AATCTAGCAGTTCTGGTAAAATTCGATTTACTTTAGACAAGGAGGTTGCCTTTCATGGTAAATTATATGAAATGTCCAAAAACACTACGCTATTAAAATTTCAAAACTTACTACTACCTGTTTTTGATTATGTATACTTAAAAGAAACCAAGAATACCGACCTAGATGCTTACCATTTTTCAGGTGGGAAATTTGTCTCTCATAGAATGTTATTTGAAAATCTAAAAGTTGGTACCCCAGAAACTTTTAGAAATGCAATGCGACGACATTTAGAACCGCATTTTGATCATGCTTTCAAGGCAAACGGAGATAAATAAAAAGTCCCTGGCTAACTAAACCAAGGACTTTTAGAAAATTAACTAAATCAACAACTATTTTATTTAATTATACCCTGGTGTTTGAACCAATGCCGGGTTTCTACCTAACATATCAGTTGTAATAGGTAACAATAATTTATACTCATCACCTGGAGACAAAAATTCAACATTATCAAAAACGAAACTGTTACCGGCTCTTCTTAAATCCCACCATCTTTTGCCTTCTCCAACAAATTCTTTATAACGTTCGTCTAAAATAGCATTCGCATTATCTATTTGTGAACCATTTGTAAAGCCGTGAACGATCACATCGTAATTAGCTCCGTATGCTCTTTCACGAATTAAATTTATTTCGTTCGTTGGGTCTTCATTTAAAAGATTTTTTGCTTCTGCCAAAAGTAACAGAACATCTGCATATCTATATACAGGTACATCGTTTTCAAATATTCGTTCTGAACCAATTACCTGACCTAAGAACTTATTAAAGACAGAACCAAAATATACAGGTTCATTATACGACGGGTATCCTAATCCTCCATTATCATTTGTATATAATCTTATAAAAGTTGCATCTTTACGACTATCATCGTTATCGTCTAACAACAAAATGGTCTTCTCAGACTGGCCATATCTGTTTGCTCCTGCAATAATAAAATCCATCATAGAATTACCGTCATCATCAAATTGTGGGTTAATTTCAGTACTTCGGCCTGTTAAACTGTTATAAAAGTTAGATGCTTCATCTTGTTTGTACTGCAAGGCGAAAATAAACTCACTATTCCCTTCGTTTCCAACGCCCCATAAACTAGGAATATCATTTTCTAATCCCACACCAAAAGAAGCTACTTGCTGTAATGCCGTTTTTGCTTCATTTAAATCTGCAGTACCGCCGTCTAGCAAGTTTCCAGACCAAATATAAACGTCCCCTTTAAGGGTAAGTGTTGCTGCTTTAGACCAGAAGTTTTTACTATCTACCCAAAAACTATCGTCAGAACCAAAGGCAGTTAAAGAAGCATCTATATCCGACTTTATTAAATTCATTACTTCTTCTTGTGAAGACCGAGCCTTACTTAAATCAGTTGGGTCTATTGCACCAACAGGTTCTAAAATAATTGGAACACCACCCCATGTTTTTAACAGTGTATAGTAATATAATGCTCTTAGACCATAAGCTTGCCCCATTAAGTGTGCCTTTTCACCCTCGTTAATAAAGGTTACGTTTGGTGCATTAGCCAAGAAATCATTAATACGGTGTATTCTTGTATACAAACCTGCCCACCCGCCAAAAGGTGCAGTTGCTTCAGTAAAATTAGATTCTATCAAGTTAATATTATCGGCAGACTCATATGTTCTTCCTCCCCAAATATCGCTTCTAATTTCTCCCAATAACCAAAAATCTTGGGCAGATGATCTTAAATTGGCATATAAACCAGTATGTGCGGTTTTTACGCCTTCTTCAGTTTCCCAAAAACCTGCAGAGGTCAACTCACTGGGACTTTCTAATTCGAGCTCACTTTCGCATGCACTCAAAGCAACGGTAGCTAATAATATGTATAAATATTTTTTCATCTTTATCTTTTTTAAAATGTTACGTTAAGACCAATCGTGATTGTTTTTGGAACAGGAAATGCCCCATATTGCACGCCACCTATTTCAGGTGTATCACCGCTCATACTTTTAAAATAATTCAAGTTAGATCCCGTAAGAAAAAGACTAAGACCTTGAATGGCATCATTAAAATATTCTGTTGGGAAATTGTAACTTAACGTCACTTCTCTTAAAGCTAAATAATCGCCTTTTTCCCAGAATTGGTCATTTCCAAAATTTTGAAGACTTTCCACTGATTCACTTCCTCTCCAAACATTTTTTGCAGCATTTACAAAAACCATACGAGGCCATTGTGTATCTGTATTGCTAGGTGTCCAAGAATTCAATACTTCAATTGGCTGATTTAGGTTACCCTGCGTTTGCCCATACCCTTTGGCCCTAATATGGTTCCAAACCAAATGACCGGCAGCAAAATCTGTTTTAACAAATAAATTAAAGTTCTTATAGTTTACACTTGTCGTTAAACCTCCAATAATGTTCGGTGTTGTACGGCCAATAACCTTTCTATCCAAGCCATTGATAACTCCGTCTTTATTTTGATCAACCCATTTAGAATCACCTGCCCAACGCTGGTTGGTACTAGCAGCTGGCATGAATTCATCAGTAATTGAATTATCGGCATCAGCTTCAGCTTGTGTTGCGTAGACACCATCTTGTTCAAAAGCTACAACAAGATCATTGCCCGATCGTTGTCCTTCCTGAAAACCTCCTACCCATTCTTCTTGGTTAGTGGATGGATTCCAAATAAGTTCACCACCCTGTCGGTTTAAATCATTATCATTCTCTGGCAGAGCGATTACATAGTTTTTATTCGATGTAAACGTTGCGCCCACATTCCAAGTTAAATCTTCATTTCTGATAATATCGCCATTTACCTGTAGTTCAAAACCTTTGTTTCTAATAGTTCCATTATTGGTTCTAATAGAACTGAAACCTGTGTAAAACGGCAATGTAAGATCTGCAATTTTATCTTTAACATCTCTAGAGTAAACATCCGTTATAAATGTAAGTCTATTATCAAAAAATGAAATATCCAAACCTGCATTAAATGTTGTAGAACGCTCCCAGGCAAGATTTAATGTAGCTAAAGAAGTATTGGCATATCCTGTTTGGCCGTTATAAATACCTTGATCAGAATATGATCCAAATACAGCATAATTACCCGTATAATCTTGCAAGCCAGGTGGAGTTATTGAATTTACATTACCATTAACACCATAGCTTAACCTTGGTTTAATTCTAGTGATCGTATTGGCAATATCCGAGTTTTTAAA
The genomic region above belongs to Maribacter hydrothermalis and contains:
- a CDS encoding RagB/SusD family nutrient uptake outer membrane protein, whose translation is MKKYLYILLATVALSACESELELESPSELTSAGFWETEEGVKTAHTGLYANLRSSAQDFWLLGEIRSDIWGGRTYESADNINLIESNFTEATAPFGGWAGLYTRIHRINDFLANAPNVTFINEGEKAHLMGQAYGLRALYYYTLLKTWGGVPIILEPVGAIDPTDLSKARSSQEEVMNLIKSDIDASLTAFGSDDSFWVDSKNFWSKAATLTLKGDVYIWSGNLLDGGTADLNEAKTALQQVASFGVGLENDIPSLWGVGNEGNSEFIFALQYKQDEASNFYNSLTGRSTEINPQFDDDGNSMMDFIIAGANRYGQSEKTILLLDDNDDSRKDATFIRLYTNDNGGLGYPSYNEPVYFGSVFNKFLGQVIGSERIFENDVPVYRYADVLLLLAEAKNLLNEDPTNEINLIRERAYGANYDVIVHGFTNGSQIDNANAILDERYKEFVGEGKRWWDLRRAGNSFVFDNVEFLSPGDEYKLLLPITTDMLGRNPALVQTPGYN